In a genomic window of Strix aluco isolate bStrAlu1 chromosome 3, bStrAlu1.hap1, whole genome shotgun sequence:
- the LOC141921477 gene encoding cysteine-rich venom protein helothermine-like, translated as MILPVLFLCLTAVLHPSTGEEPEGFDALSTSRADQQKLIIDTHNTFRRGVKPTASNMLKMVWCPPAAKNAQNWANQCTLRHSPPALRRTTVQCGENLFMSSAPYSWSDVIQAWHSEEKNFEYGTGAKTQDAVIGHYTQMVWYNSYQTGCAVAFCPNSIYKYFYVCQYCPAGNLRSSINTPYKTGKPCGDCPDACENGLCTSL; from the exons ATGATTCTGCCAGTgttgttcctgtgtctcacagCTGTGCTGCATCCGTCCACTGGAGAG GAACCTGAAGGTTTCGATGCTCTGTCAACTAGCAGAGCAGATCAGCAAAAGTTGATTATTGACACACATAATACCTTCAGGAGAGGAGTAAAACCAACTGCCAGCAACATGTTGAAGATG gtATGGTGTCCTCCAGCTGCAAAGAATGCCCAAAACTGGGCCAATCAATGTACTTTAAGACACAGTCCTCCTGCGCTGAGGAGAACCA CTGTACAATGTGGTGAAAATCTCTTCATGTCATCTGCCCCTTACTCATGGTCAGATGTTATTCAGGCCTggcacagtgaggagaaaaatttCGAATACGGAACTGGAGCAAAAACACAAGATGCTGTGATTGGTCATTACACTCAG ATGGTTTGGTACAATTCTTATCAAACTGGATGTGCTGTCGCTTTCTGTCCCAACAGTATATATAAATACTTTTATGTCTGCCAGTACTGCCCCGC AGGGAATCTAAGAAGTTCAATTAACACACCTTACAAAACAGGAAAACCCTGTGGTGATTGCCCTGATGCTTGTGAGAACGGATTATGCA CCAGTCTTTGA